ATCATTGTGTTCCATGCAACTGTGTCCTTCCTATGCATATGGTTGAAGACATGCCTGGCCTTatccaagtctccacacttgccATACATTAGTATCAAAGCTGTTGACACCGTTAAATCCTCCACAAACCAGTGGCGGTAAACGTATCCATGGATTTCTCTACCTTTCCTTAGATTCTCGATGAATGCACAAACTGGAAGCATGCTAATCAGTGTAATATGGTTTGGCTTGAACCCTGAATGTTGCATCTCATGTAGCAATCTAATCGTTTGTTCAGGAATTCCATTCTGTGCAAACCCACTTATCATGCAATTCCATGAAGCAGAGCTGGTAGCAACTCCTTGATATCTCATCAGTTCAAAGAGCTTCATAGCCTCTTCACAGTCCCCATCAGCAAAATAAGCTGTCAACATCACGATCCATGAAACTGAATCTTTGTTAGGGACTCTATTGAAAATACTCCTAGCTTGTCTAATACTCGAGCAATTAGCATACAAATCCACCAGTCCACTCCCTACAAATACATCGTCTTCAAAACCCTTTCGCAGTGCAAAACTGTgaatttctcttccaaaacccAGGGCCTTCAACTCTGAACAAACACGAAGGGCTGTAGACAGAGTGAATGAATTCGGATCAACTCCACCATGAAGCATATCACGGAAGACACTTAAAGCTACCGTTGGCATCCTACAAGTCAAATAAGCTGAAATGAGCGAAGTCCAAGAGATCACATCCTTAATCGGCATATCATCAAACACCTTCCTCGAACCCTGATGGGATCCACATTTCCCATACATATTAATCATGGCATTACCTAAGAGAAGGTCCGAGGCGAGACCAAACTTGATAGCCTCCTCATGCAATCCTTTGGCTTCTACAGGGTCCAACGAACAGGCGCATGCCTTCGCGACGGAAAGAAGAACAAGTCGATCGGGCTTGAGGTCTTTGGTTTCTCGGAGCCGCTGGTAAAGCCTAATGGATTCTTTGGGAAGGTTGCGCCTTGTGAAGGCTGAGATCAAGATGGTCAATGAGGGCAAATGAGGGTGGGGAATTTTATCCAACAGATCTCTGGCGCGGTCCAACTGTCCCAAGCGGATATAAGAATCGAGGAACCTGAGGCAAACATTGTGTGGGAGATTCCAAACTGGAAGTCTGCTGGTCATGTGACCTTATAGAAGATAAGGACTATGGTCGTATCCGGCCGGCGACAGTGACCGGTAGGCAGGAGGAGGTAGTCCCGTTGGCACACGTTGGACGAAGACTTGGGCAGTGGTGTTTGAAGGGAGATCGGAGAAATGCGGCGGAGAACGGAGAAGGAGGATGAGTCCGGCGAACTGGGGGGCGAAGGGGAGTAGCAGGCGGACTGCGAGGTGGATGTATGACAGGGGCACCGGCGGAGGTGGAGCAAGAAGTTCAAAGGCGGCGGAAGAGAGCAGTGGCTTTTAAGATTATATGTATAATTTCATTTAAGCCCCCCTGAAATATTTCTATTTGCAAAATATAGTTGAGTTTTGACTGCAATAAATAAAATCTCGTGGTCGCAATACTCCGTCAAATCGGAATCCAATAGAATTGGTGGTCTCCGTCGCCAACCTTCCAACTTCATCCGATATGGGCATCCGCCTCCGCCGCCGGCGGTGGATCCTCCTAGCCCTCGCCTCCGCCGTCTCCGCCTACGGCGCATACAGGATCTACCATCTCCCCTCCGTCGCGCGGGGCCGCAGGAAGCTCTCTCGCGTGCTCGCCGCTCTCTCCGCCGCCGCAGACGCAGCAGCCTCCACCGCAGAGGCTGTCTCTCTCGTATCGTCTGATCTCACCCGCTTCCTTCGCTCCGATTCCACCGATCTCCCCTCCAGCCTGAAGCAGATCACTAAGATCGTCCGCTCCGACGAGTTCTCGGATTCCGTTTCTAGGGTTTCGGAAGCCCTAACGACGGGAATCGCGAGAGGTATCCAGTTCAGCGAACATTCGGCCTATCCTCCCATTTCAGAGCCCAGGGATGGAGCAAGATTCACGGATCGGATCATGGACAGGCTGTTCTCCGCCTCTGGATCCGGGCTTGTATCTGTGATGGCCGGGAGCTTTGCGAGGGGTCTCGTGATGGGGTTCTATCAAAGCGAATCGAGCGACGGCGAAGAAGGATTGGACTCGCAGGCGGTGCCGCGCTTGGTGCAATTGATGTGCCGTGACGAATCTAGAGAGCTCATTGGAAATTGCGTTCAACTCTTCGTGAGCACAGCCGTCACCGTGTACCTCGAAAAAACGATGGAAATCAACGCCTTTGATGAGTTCTTCTCCGGGCTCACCAACCCCATCCACGAGGCTAAGATGAAGGACATGCTGGTTTCAGTGTGCAATGGAGCAGTCCAAACCCTTGTCAAGACTTCCCACAAGGTTCTGACGAGTTCGAATTCCTCCTCTCATGGAAACAAAACAGAAAGTTCCAAACTTGAGGAGAAATCTGGCGCGGAACTCGCAAGGAGTTTTACATTGATCGAGGATGGTGGTGGCTGGGTGGATCAAATAACATCCACATTGTCTGTGCCAGGCAACAGGAGGTTCGTTCTTGATGTCACAGGGAGGATAACCTTTGAGACTGTCAGGTCATTCCTTGACTTTGTCCTATGGAAGATGTCTGATGCTTCCAGAAGAGGAGCTAATGGTGTTAAAGAGGAGTTGATACGGGGTTTGGAAGTTTTGAGGCATTTAAGCGCCAGGTCGATTATCATTATTGCTGTATGCCTCTGCTTGTGCCTGCATATTTACATGAGGATGCCAATTCTTACCTCAGATTTGGTTGGTAACTGATATCTTGGAGTTCAGTAAGGATTTTTATGCACTGATATAAAGAAGGCAGCTTTCCATACCTGTGAGTATTCCAATCTGATAGGGGTGATACTTCTAAACACTCATTATATATACATACAgaaggaattaaaaaaaaaatgctcttATCTGTAATCTATTAGATGCTCAAAGTATGTAGTAGAAGTGGCTGGTGATGATTGATGTCGAGATGTATATATGGAAGACACATTCAATAATTTGAAAAGGCTTCAATGGATGTACTTTGTATTCATAATCCTTGTTGAAACATATCGTTCCCTGTTTGTCTTTGCTGACATTTATATGTGCTCCCCTGATTTTGTTTTTACAGTTTTAAGTCATCCTTTAATAGTTCTATTTCACATTACTCTTTTAACTAAAAAAGTCAAGATGTTAAATAAATCTTAATATATTATGTTCCTTCACTGGCATTAGAGTTCTATTTGAGAAATCCCAGAGAGTATGTTTACTTGCTGTGTGATTTCTGTGAATTTATCAGAGATTACAGCTCGATAGATATTTTGGTGTTGCTCAAATAATCAGTGTATCCTTTGTTTTTTTCCTAACACTGAAGGCATGACACTATCAGGATACCATTTCAGATGTATACCTATGGACACTTCCTGGATAGCATATCACAAGGTAAAAAAATTTGAGGATCTCATTTCAGATGTCTTTCTTCTTGGAGTACATGGTTTGCTGCCGGAAAGAATTTGGATAAAAAACAAAAGTGCGCTCTTATTTTATTGGAATAGTCAAAAAAAGCTGTGcctttttcatttattatcaaaACAACACTTTATCCTGTTtcaatctatttttatttttgaaaatattttttttgacatGGTTGTAATAATTATGTTTTATCGCGGTTACAAATGAATACTTCCGATTCTAATCAATACTAATAGTATTATATTGCGGCAGTTATGGATTGTAGCTATTATAATATAGACAATACAATCTATGATCAACTCTAGTCGATATTATATTGTAACAGAAGCTGACTGAAAGCTTCACTAAGAGTTCATCGCTTGCAATAGAGAATGTTCAGAGATTGTTCAACCCGGCGTGGCGGAGGACGCCATGCAAGAGCAGTTGCCATTGCACTGACAGAACTGGAGAGCTCCAGTGTGTTCAATCGCGAGTCACAATGGAGGATGTCATTGAAGAACTATTACAGGTATGTGGTTGCTGAATATAAGCCTCTTTTTCTGATTCAAGAATTGTTTTAGGAGGAGATTTTCACAAGATAGATCAAATCAAAGGATCAAATGTTCATCCTGTGTCAGTTCAAAATGAGCGTTGGAATTTTA
This region of Zingiber officinale cultivar Zhangliang chromosome 9A, Zo_v1.1, whole genome shotgun sequence genomic DNA includes:
- the LOC122021340 gene encoding protein PHLOEM PROTEIN 2-LIKE A10-like, which produces MGIRLRRRRWILLALASAVSAYGAYRIYHLPSVARGRRKLSRVLAALSAAADAAASTAEAVSLVSSDLTRFLRSDSTDLPSSLKQITKIVRSDEFSDSVSRVSEALTTGIARGIQFSEHSAYPPISEPRDGARFTDRIMDRLFSASGSGLVSVMAGSFARGLVMGFYQSESSDGEEGLDSQAVPRLVQLMCRDESRELIGNCVQLFVSTAVTVYLEKTMEINAFDEFFSGLTNPIHEAKMKDMLVSVCNGAVQTLVKTSHKVLTSSNSSSHGNKTESSKLEEKSGAELARSFTLIEDGGGWVDQITSTLSVPGNRRFVLDVTGRITFETVRSFLDFVLWKMSDASRRGANGVKEELIRGLEVLRHLSARSIIIIAVCLCLCLHIYMRMPILTSDLVGN
- the LOC122020216 gene encoding pentatricopeptide repeat-containing protein At2g29760, chloroplastic-like → MTSRLPVWNLPHNVCLRFLDSYIRLGQLDRARDLLDKIPHPHLPSLTILISAFTRRNLPKESIRLYQRLRETKDLKPDRLVLLSVAKACACSLDPVEAKGLHEEAIKFGLASDLLLGNAMINMYGKCGSHQGSRKVFDDMPIKDVISWTSLISAYLTCRMPTVALSVFRDMLHGGVDPNSFTLSTALRVCSELKALGFGREIHSFALRKGFEDDVFVGSGLVDLYANCSSIRQARSIFNRVPNKDSVSWIVMLTAYFADGDCEEAMKLFELMRYQGVATSSASWNCMISGFAQNGIPEQTIRLLHEMQHSGFKPNHITLISMLPVCAFIENLRKGREIHGYVYRHWFVEDLTVSTALILMYGKCGDLDKARHVFNHMHRKDTVAWNTMILTNSMHGCGEDALSVFHQMLKCGVKPNSVTFTVVLTGCSHSQLVVEGKSIFHSMSKDHGLQPDADHYACMVDVLGRSGHLEEAYELIQNMPMQPTVGAWGALLASCRVYKNVELAKIAAAHLFEIEPENPGNYVLLSNILVSAKMWDEASSVRVIMRDRMRDRGVTKVPGCTWVQVRDKVYTFVKGDDKNPHREAIYGFLKDIREKMRFDGYLPDTEYVLQDVAEEEKEELLCSHSEKLAVAFGVLNVSSESVIRVFKNLRICGDCHNTIKFVAKVTGLQIIVRDNVRFHHFRDGNCSCKDLW